From the genome of Antennarius striatus isolate MH-2024 chromosome 19, ASM4005453v1, whole genome shotgun sequence, one region includes:
- the LOC137613550 gene encoding rho-associated protein kinase 2-like isoform X4 yields MLGAESRLESRLRSLESLMKNPQSALNLETLLDSISALAHDLNYPALRKNKNIDAFLNRYEKAVSQLRELQVNLEDFEKVKLIGRGAYGEVQLVRHKASRKVYAMKQLNKFEMIKRSDSAFFWEERHIMAFSNSPWVVQLCSAFQDDRYLYMVMEFMPGGDLVTLTMNYDMPEKWARFYTAEVVLALDAIHSMGFIHRDVKPDNMLLDQHGHLKLADFGTCMKMDSKGMVHCDTAVGTPDYISPEVLQSQGGDGYYGRECDWWSVGVFLYELLVGETPFYAESLVGTYGKIMNHQNSLVFPDDVEMSQDAKHLICAFLTDRKVRLGRTGVDEVKLHPFFRNNQWTFDNIREAVAPVVPELSGDIDTSNFDDIEEDKKDAETFPPPRAFVGNQLPFVGFTYFKEDQLLKTNGSSEGNSEERKEKSEKEDCSTDKKELQKKVHHLEEQLDHEMQAKDELEQKCKNATNRLDKLVKELDKEMSSRQKVEASLRQLERDRALLQHQSSDNMRKVEMETDRKRVLENEVNNLRDQLEDLRKKNQNSQISNEKNIQLQKQLEEANAALQAEQEAAARLKKSQAEAQKQAQSLEASLRERQDKCSQLENGRMELEKKLMGLEAELEEELRDRHLRAENITDLQGRISSLESEVKAVKSSLAQVQAEKKQLQKKLNHLEKEKSNQEIDLTFQLKSLQQNLEQEETEHRATKAKLTDKNNIYQSIEVAKSEALKEMESTLQEERSLKLQLEAKLLQLEKEHSMLDRDHKQAQQKLDEVQAQKGKLSEEVKNLNLRLEQEIHKRSLSQSDLKMQNQQVLVLQTSEKQLKQELNHLLEMKQVLEKQNQELRREKQEAGSQLKELKDQLEAEQYFTTLYKTQTRELKDECDEKNKALKDAQRRLADYMEERDSLTAQLEASLTKADSEQLARSIAEEQYSDLEKEKIMKELEIKDMMARHKQELGDKEATISSLEESNRTLTVDVANLAGEKEELNNQLKDVRQQLQKAKEEGKKMSSLQTSFEKQLQNERTLKIQAINKLAEVMNRRETVRGGHRGTGTEVHRKEKENRKLQLELRTEKEKLNSTIIKFQREMTDMQALIAEENQVRLELQMALDSKDSDIEQLRCQISSLSVHSLDSTSISSGNDLEVGDAYPVRITHSHTSESMSFTYQRTHKSVRIHTRPDLRSARPPFFDSDSEDDEYDGQAEGGPRPLALTYEEPPEAEPADSRLEGWISLPTKNTKRFGWDKKYIVVSSRKILFYNSELDREQANPFMTLDIDKLFHVRPVTHTDVYRADAKEIPRIFQILYANEGEIKRDQEVVMETTPYGDRPSYISHKGHEFILTLYHFPSSCEACTRPLWHVFKPPPALECRRCHTKCHKDHLDRKEEVIVPCKVNYDMSSAKELLLLTNSPEEQQRWVSHLLKRIPRKHPTMSPPPAAAHNAHPDGAAVSSRSSPRVSPRPSPRGSPHMSPHRGAVKMQPSSRQPPAGKPS; encoded by the exons ATGCTGGGCGCGGAGAGCCGGCTGGAGAGCCGGCTGAGGAGCCTGGAGAGCCTGATGAAGAACCCGCAGTCGGCTCTGAACCTGGAGACCCTCCTG GACTCCATCAGCGCTCTGGCTCATGACCTGAACTACCCCGCCCTACGGAAGAACAAGAACATCGACGCCTTCCTCAATCGAT ATGAAAAGGCGGTGAGCCAACTGCGGGAGCTGCAGGTGAATCTGGAAGACTTCGAGAAAGTCAAGCTGATCGGGAGAGGAGCCTACGGGGAGGTTCAGCTG GTCCGCCACAAGGCCTCTCGGAAGGTCTACGCCATGAAGCAGCTCAACAAATTTGAGATGATCAAACGCTCCGACTCGGCCTTTTTCTGGGAGGAGAGACACATCATGGCCTTCTCCAACAGTCCCTGGGTTGTTCAG CTGTGCTCAGCTTTCCAAGATGACCGCTACCTCTACATGGTGATGGAGTTCATGCCCGGCGGCGACCTGGTCACGCTCACCATGAACTACGACATGCCTGAAAAGTGGGCTCGCTTCTACACCGCCGAGGTGGTGCTGGCGCTGGACGCCATCCACTCCATGGGCTTCATCCACCGCGACGTCAAACCTGACAACATGCTGCTGGACCAACACGGACACCTCAAGCTGGCTGACTTTGGCACCTGCATGAAGATGGACTCG AAGGGGATGGTTCACTGCGACACCGCCGTGGGCACCCCCGACTACATCTCCCCCGAGGTGCTCCAGTCTCAGGGCGGCGACGGTTACTACGGCCGGGAGTGTGACTGGTGGTCTGTGGGGGTCTTCCTCTATGAGCTGCTGGTCG GTGAGACTCCATTCTACGCCGAGTCGTTGGTGGGAACTTACGGCAAAATCATGAACCATCAGAATTCCCTGGTGTTCCCAGACGACGTGGAGATGTCCCAGGACGCCAAACATCTCATCTGTGCCTTTCTGACCGACAg gaaggTTCGCCTGGGTCGCACCGGCGTGGACGAGGTCAAACTCCACCCGTTCTTCAGGAACAACCAGTGGACCTTCGACAACATCCGAGAGG CCGTGGCGCCGGTGGTTCCCGAGCTGAGCGGCGACATCGACACCAGCAACTTCGACGACATCGAGGAGGATAAAAAAGATGCCGAGACCTTCCCCCCGCCCAGAGCCTTCGTGGGGAACCAGCTCCCGTTCGTCGGCTTCACCTACTTCAAGGAGGACCA GTTACTGAAGACAAACGGCTCGTCTGAGGGGAattcagaggagaggaaagagaagtCAGAGAAGGAGGATTGTTCGACTGATAAAAAAGAG CTCCAGAAGAAGGTCCACCATCTGGAGGAGCAGCTCGATCATGAGATGCAGGCCAAAGACGAGCTGGAGCAGAAGTGCAA GAACGCCACCAACCGTTTAGACAAGCTGGTCAAAGAGCTGGACAAGGAG ATGAGCAGCCGGCAGAAGGTGGAGGCGTCGCTCCGGCAGCTGGAGAGGGATCGGGCGCTGCTGCAGCACCAGAGCAGCGACAACATGCGCAAGGTGGAGATGGAGACGGACAGGAAGCGCGTCCTGGAGAACGAAG TGAACAACCTGAGGGACCAGCTGGAAGATCTCCGCAAGAAGAACCAGAATTCCCAGATCTCCAACGAGAAGAACATCCAACTGCAAAAACAG TTAGAGGAGGCCAACGCCGCGCTTCAGGCCGAGCAGGAGGCAGCGGCGCGGCTGAAGAAGAGTCAGGCAGAGGCGCAGAAGCAGGCGCAGAGCCTGGAGGCCAGCCTCAGGGAGAGGCAGGACAAGTGTAGCCAGCTGGAGAACGGCAGgatggagctggagaagaagctgatggggctggaggcggagctggaggaggagctaagAGATCGCCACCTCAGGGCGGAGAACATCACCGACCTGCAGG GGCGAATCTCCAGCCTGGAATCAGAGGTGAAGGCGGTGAAGTCGTCCCTCGCTCAGGTCCAGGCGGAGAAGAAGCAGCTGCAGAAGAAGCTCAACCATCTGGAGAAG GAGAAGAGCAACCAGGAGATCGACCTGACGTTCCAGCTGAAGTCCCTCCAGCAGaacctggagcaggaggagacggAGCACCGGGCCACCAAGGCCAAACTGACGGACAAGAACAACATCTACCAGTCCATCGAGGTGGCCAAGTCGGAGGCGCTGAAag AGATGGAGTCCACCCTGCAGGAGGAGCGAAgcctgaagctgcagctggaggccaagctgctgcagctggagaaggagcACTCCATGCTGGACCGGGACCACAAGCAGGCCCAGCAGAAGCTGGACGAGGTGCAGGCGCAGAAGGGGAAGCTGTCCGAGGAG GTGAAGAACCTGAACCTGCGTCTGGAGCAGGAGATCCACAAGAGGAGCCTGAGCCAGAGCGACCTGAAGATGCAGAACCAGCAGGTGTTGGTGCTCCAGACGTCGGAGAAGCAGCTGAAACAGGAGCTCAACCACCTGCTGGAGATGAAGCAGGTGCTGGAGAAGCAGAACCAGGAGCTACgcag GGAGAAGCAGGAGGCCGGCAGCCAGCTGAAGGAGCTGAAGGACCAGCTGGAGGCAGAGCAGTATTTCACA ACGCTGTACAAGACGCAGACCCGCGAGCTGAAGGACGAGTGCGACGAGAAGAATAAGGCGCTCAAAGACGCGCAGCGGCGACTGGCGGACTACATGGAGGAGAG AGACTCCCTGACGGCCCAGCTGGAGGCCAGTTTGACCAAAGCGGACTCGGAGCAGCTGGCGCGCTCCATCGCCGAGGAGCAGTACTCCgacctggagaaggagaagatcATGAAGGAGCTGGAGATCAAGGATATGATGGCGAGACACAAGCAGGAGCTCGGGGACAAGGAGGCGACCATCAGCTCG CTGGAGGAGTCCAATCGCACGCTGACGGTGGACGTGGCCAACCTGGCCGGCGAGAAGGAGGAGCTCAACAATCAGCTGAAAGACGTGCGGCAGC AGTTGCAAAAAGCCaaggaggaggggaagaagaTGAGCTCGCTCCAGACGTCGTTCGAGAAGCAGCTGCAGAACGAAAGGACGCTGAAGATTCAG GCGATCAATAAACTGGCCGAAGTGATGAACCGGAGGGAGACGGTGCGTGGGGGCCACCGGGGCACCGGCACCGAGGTGCacaggaaggagaaggagaacaggaagttgCAGCTGGAGCTGAGAACGGAGAAGGAGAAGCTGAACAGCACCATCATCAAGTTCCAGCGGGAGATGACGGACATGCAGGCG CTGATCGCCGAGGAGAACCAGGTGCGTCTGGAGCTCCAGATGGCGTTGGACAGCAAGGACAGCGACATCGAGCAGCTGCGCTGTCAGATCTCCTCCCTCAGCGTCCACTCGCTGGACTCCACCAGCATCAGCAGCGGCAACGACCTGGAGGTGGGCGACGCCTACCCAG TGCGCATCACCCACTCCCACACCTCAGAGTCCATGTCCTTCACCTACCAGCGCACACACAAGTCGGTGCGCATCCACACGCGCCCCGACCTCCGCTCCGCCCGCCCCCCCTTCTTTGACTCTGACTCTGAGGACGACGAATACGACGGACAGGCGGAGGGGGGCCCCCGGCCCCTGGCCCTCACCTACGAGGAGCCCCCCGAGGCCGAACCTGCAG ACTCCAGGCTGGAGGGCTGGATCTCACTTCCTACCAAGAACACCAAGCGCTTCGGTTGGGACAAAAAG TACATAGTTGTGAGCAGTAGAAAGATCCTGTTCTACAACAGCGAGCTGGATCGAGAGCAAGCGAACCCCTTCATGACGCTGGACATCGA TAAACTGTTCCACGTCCGACCCGTCACTCACACGGACGTTTACCGCGCCGATGCCAAAGAAATCCCCAGAATATTCCAG ATCCTCTACGCCAACGAAGGCGAGATCAAACGCGACCAGGAGGTCGTCATGGAGACCACTCCTTACGGCGACCGTCCGTCCTACATCAGCCACAAGGGTCACGAGTTCATCCTGACGCTGTACCACTTCCCCTCCAGCTGCGAGGCGTGCACTCGGCCCCTGTGGCACGTCTTCAAGCCCCCGCCGGCCCTCGAGTGCCGGCGCTGCCACACCAAGTGCCACAAGGATCACctggacaggaaggaggaagtgaTCGTGCCCTGCAAGG TGAACTACGACATGTCCAGTGCCAAAGAGCTGCTCCTGCTCACCAACTCGCCGGAGGAGCAGCAGCGTTGGGTCAGCCACCTCCTCAAGCGCATCCCGCGGAAACACCCCACCATGAGTCCCCCCCCCGCGGCGGCGCACAACGCCCATCCCGACGGCGCCGCCGTCTCCTCCCGCTCCTCCCCCCGAGTCTCTCCGCGACCTTCTCCCAGGGGTTCGCCTCACATGTCGCCCCACCGCGGAGCCGTCAAGATGCAGCCCAGCAGCAGACAGCCGCCGGCGGGGAAGCCCAG TTAA